The Bacteroidales bacterium DNA segment ACGACCTTATTTGCGTTAGCGGCAATCTGGGCGCTGCTTACGCAGGACTCTTAATATTGCAGCGAGAAAAAAGAACTTTTGAGGCTAATCCAAACTTCCAGCCAGACTTACAAGGCTACGAATATGTGATTGAGCGACAATTAAAGCCCGAACCACGCTTGGACATTTTGCAAAAACTCAAAGAAAACAATGTAATTCCTACTTCAATGATGGATATTTCCGATGGCTTATCGTCGGAGCTGCACCATATTTGCTCGCAAAGCAACGTAGGTTGCAAAATATATGAAGAAAAGATACCTTTTGATATTGAAACATCAAGAGTTGCCGATGAATACAACATCACAGAAATGACAATGGCACTACATGGCGGCGAAGATTACGAATTGCTTTTCACTATCCCAATTTCAGATTATGAAAAGATAAAAAATAAACAAGATATTTTTATAATTGGACATATAACCGACAAAAAAGAAGGTTTAAATCTCGTTACCAGAGCAGGACAAAGCATATCGCTTAAAGCTCAAGGTTGGGACAGTTTTAAATAATATTTAGTACTTTTTTTGCGTTCTATAAAAATGGAAAATACTGAAAAGAAAAAAAGAAATAAAGCACTGAGAATATCTCTAAAAATATTGCTCTGGACTGTGATTTCCATAGTTTTTGCAATATTGCTTTCTTTTTTATTAGTTGTTATTTTTCAAGATAAAATTGAGCAAAAAGTCGTCGAAAGCTTAAACACCAAGCTGAATTGCGAAATAGCCGTAAGAGATATAGATGTTTCATTATTTCACAATTTTCCGCTAGTTTCGGTAGTTCTACACGACGTTTCTACAAATGATAAAACATTAAAAAAAGAACAGAATTTATTATCTGTAAAAAGCATTTCTTTTGAATTTAACATAATTGACATCATTTACGGCACCTACACTATAAAGCAGATTGGTGTTAAAAATGGAACTGTTTGCTTGCGAGTGTTTGAAGACAAAACAAATAATTTCAATATTTTAAAGCCGGATTCAAGCAAAAAAGAAACAAAAGATATTGAATTTAAGCTGAATAAAATTTATCTAGACGATGTTTTTGGCAGCTATTGCGATGAAAGCAACAATCAAAAATATTTTTTCTATTTTCATGACGCAAAGGCTTCTGGAGATTTTTACAAAGACAAATATATGGTGAGCTTTTCAACGCAAATGAGGATAGACACTATTTTTGTTTCAGAAATGTATTTTGCTCCAAACCATGAAGCCAAGGTTAATGCAAAAATTGATGTAAACTCGACTGATGGCATTTTTGAATTTAATAATGCAAAAATAAAATTAGAAGACGTTCTTTTAGAAACAAAAGGAATTGTAGAGTACAAAAGCAAAAAACTTGATTTATCGCTAAACTCAAAAAACGCAAACCTTAATAAATTTATCAGCCTTTTTCCTAAAGAATACCGCGATTTCTTCGAAGATTACAAATTATCTGGCGACATAGACATCGCATCAAATCTAAAAGGCAACTATAAAGACAATTCATTCCCATCACTTGACATTTCGCTAGAAATGAAAAACGGAGCAATAGAAGAGAAAAGCAAGAGAATTGCTCTGAAAAGCATAAAGCTAAAAAGTCGTTTCACCGCGAAAAATGTGGCTGATAAAAAATCATACACTATTGTTTTAAATAAATTATTTGCAAAATTTGACGGAAAGCCATTTTATGCTTCTGGAAAAATATCAGACCTCAGCTATCCAGTAATAGAGCTTAAATCTAATGGACAAATTTCATTGTCGAAAATTTCTGATTTTTGGAAAATTGAAAACATCAAAGAACTAAGCGGCGATGTTAATTATGATTTTAATTTCAATGGCAGAATAAAAAATATTTCAAAAATTGAAGCCAAAGATTTCATAAATAGCAAAAGCAGTGGCACACTGGACATAAGCAATGCAAAACTGCAAACAAACAGCATGAATTACGTTGCAAATATTAAGAAAATTAATGCACTTTTTTCAAACACAGACCTTGATATTAAAAACTTTAATGTCGAATATGGTCTTAGCAATTTTAGCGGCAATGCTACATTAAAAGAATTTCTGCCTTATTTGTTTTCAAAAGGAAAAGATCTAAGAGTAAGTGCAGACATACATTCTGGCAATTTTGATATTGTAGATTTGTTGTCAAGTACCAGCACCAAAAGCAATTCCAAAAAAGATATAGCTTTTAGTTTGCCAAAAAACATTTCTGCTTCTGTGAATTTTGCAGCAGATAGAATTTTATATAATAAATTTGGCGCTAGCAAAGCAAAAGCAAGTGTTTATTTAGATGAGAACTCTTTGTTTGCCGAAAATATTTATTTAAAAACACTGTCTGGGAGCATAGAAGGGAAAGGCAAATGCGAAATAAAGAAGAATAATAAAGTTGCCATCATTTTTGATGCTGAAATGAAAGGCTTGGACATAAGAGAAACTTTTATTGTATTTGATAATTTTGGGCAAAAAGACCTTACATACGACAATTTGAGAGGAAAAACAAATGTTTCCCTAAAATCTAAAGCTGTTTTTTCTCAGTCTCTAAGCGTTGAGCCAGCATCTATCATTGCTACAGCAGATATTGATGTTTTTGAAGGAAAACTAGTTGGATACGAACCGCTAAATGGTTTAAATAAAATTATTAAAAAAAGAGATTTTTCAAACATAGAGTTTGAAAGATTAACGAGCAAAATATCTATATCAAACAAAATTATTAGCATTCCAAAAACAGAAATAAAGAGCAATGTGATGAACCTAAAAATTAATGGCACACACACTTTTGACAACGAAATAGAATATCATCTTGAGGTAAAACTCTCTGACATTAAAAACAAAAAAGATAAAATTTTCACCGAAGACGAATATGGCTACGTTGTTGATGACGGCTTAGGAAATCCAACATTTTTTATTTTAATTACTGGAACCATAAATAATCCAAAATACAAGCAAATTGACAAAAGAGCAATGAAAGAAAAAATTCAGGAAAACATAAAAACTGAGAAACAAAATATAAAGCAAATCCTGAAAGACGAATTTGGACTTTTCAAAAAAGATAGCACTCTACAAAACAACAAAGCAGAAAAGGCAAAGAAAGAAAAAGAAAGTAATTCTTTTAAAATTGAATGGGATGCGGAGTAAAAGCAAGTTACACAAAATATTTGGGAACTATGCAAATACTTTATGCAATCTGAATAAGAAAGAACTTGTATCCTCAACACTTTTTCCTGTTTTACCAATATGCTTGGACAAAACACCTATTAGATTACTGACTAAAAAACAATTAATATCAACGAATTTGAAAGAAGAATGTATTTTATTAATGTAAAATTTAATCACAAAATTTCTAATGCAAAGGCTATAATGAATTAATAGTACTTCCCTACCTTCCACCCTTTTCAATCAAAAACTCAATTATTTCGGTCTTATAGTCATAATATTCTTTTGCCATTTGCAATGGAGTCTGTCCCTCCTTATTTTTACAATTTACATTTGCACCATATTCCACTAACAATTTTACCATTTCTAAATTTGAGTGATTAATTGCATAATGTATAGGATAAGCGTCCCAACCATAAGTTTGCAAGGCTCCGTTTTTAAGCAGATATTTTGCAACATCGTACTGATTAGATTGTACTGCATAGAACAAGGCAGTTCCTCCACTTCGATCTTTTGCATTAATATCATTTTTTTTGTTTTCGACAATATATTTCACAGGGTTTATCAAACCTTTCTGTGCATAATGGTGCAAAAGAGTAGTTCTGTCAACAGATAAAACATCAAATTTTGGTTTTTTTGTTTTTAACAACTCAAACATTTCATCCGAAATTACTAAACTCAAAGGACAATCTTTATCATAACTTAAAGAGTTAACATCAGCACCATTTTGCAAAAGGTATTCCACAGCCTTCAGGTTGTCCTGTATTACAGCCCTGTGTAACATAGTATAACCATTCGGATTATTTGGCGATACATAGTTTACGCCCTTACCCGAATTAATAAAATTTTGTATTTCCTCAATAGTGTTGCCTTTAAATGCGTAATTTGCATAAATTTTCCTTTTATCAGAATTGTCAACAATAAACTCAATAATGGGTTGTGGTACAATAGGGTCAACTTTCGGGTACAAAACAACCCTAAACGACGCTGCTTCTTTATCCTCAAGTTCCCACTCAATACCATCTTCTTTAACAAAAACACAATCATACAATGTTGAACTACCATCTCTCTTAATCGAATAAGCTGATAGTAGTGCAATTTCAGA contains these protein-coding regions:
- the thiL gene encoding thiamine-phosphate kinase, with amino-acid sequence MLEDKNPTRTNISSLGEFGLIKHLTQKFSLKNESSIKGIGDDAAVIKYSDDLQTLISTDLLIENIHFDLSWMPFKHLGYKAVVVNLSDIAAMNGTPKQILVSIGVSSRFPVEVIEELYSGIELACNKYNVDLVGGDTSSSSHGLIISITVLGTAKPEDIVLRNGAKENDLICVSGNLGAAYAGLLILQREKRTFEANPNFQPDLQGYEYVIERQLKPEPRLDILQKLKENNVIPTSMMDISDGLSSELHHICSQSNVGCKIYEEKIPFDIETSRVADEYNITEMTMALHGGEDYELLFTIPISDYEKIKNKQDIFIIGHITDKKEGLNLVTRAGQSISLKAQGWDSFK
- a CDS encoding AsmA-like C-terminal region-containing protein, whose product is MENTEKKKRNKALRISLKILLWTVISIVFAILLSFLLVVIFQDKIEQKVVESLNTKLNCEIAVRDIDVSLFHNFPLVSVVLHDVSTNDKTLKKEQNLLSVKSISFEFNIIDIIYGTYTIKQIGVKNGTVCLRVFEDKTNNFNILKPDSSKKETKDIEFKLNKIYLDDVFGSYCDESNNQKYFFYFHDAKASGDFYKDKYMVSFSTQMRIDTIFVSEMYFAPNHEAKVNAKIDVNSTDGIFEFNNAKIKLEDVLLETKGIVEYKSKKLDLSLNSKNANLNKFISLFPKEYRDFFEDYKLSGDIDIASNLKGNYKDNSFPSLDISLEMKNGAIEEKSKRIALKSIKLKSRFTAKNVADKKSYTIVLNKLFAKFDGKPFYASGKISDLSYPVIELKSNGQISLSKISDFWKIENIKELSGDVNYDFNFNGRIKNISKIEAKDFINSKSSGTLDISNAKLQTNSMNYVANIKKINALFSNTDLDIKNFNVEYGLSNFSGNATLKEFLPYLFSKGKDLRVSADIHSGNFDIVDLLSSTSTKSNSKKDIAFSLPKNISASVNFAADRILYNKFGASKAKASVYLDENSLFAENIYLKTLSGSIEGKGKCEIKKNNKVAIIFDAEMKGLDIRETFIVFDNFGQKDLTYDNLRGKTNVSLKSKAVFSQSLSVEPASIIATADIDVFEGKLVGYEPLNGLNKIIKKRDFSNIEFERLTSKISISNKIISIPKTEIKSNVMNLKINGTHTFDNEIEYHLEVKLSDIKNKKDKIFTEDEYGYVVDDGLGNPTFFILITGTINNPKYKQIDKRAMKEKIQENIKTEKQNIKQILKDEFGLFKKDSTLQNNKAEKAKKEKESNSFKIEWDAE